Proteins encoded together in one Lathyrus oleraceus cultivar Zhongwan6 chromosome 5, CAAS_Psat_ZW6_1.0, whole genome shotgun sequence window:
- the LOC127086766 gene encoding peroxidase 3 → MKMESLSKYFKVLIICLLAASTHAQLELGFYAKSCPKAEQIIQKFVHEHIRNVPSLAAALIRMHFHDCFVRGCDGSVLLNSTTNQAEKDAPPNLTVRGFDFIDRIKSLVEAECPGVVSCADIIALSARDSIVVTGGPSWKVPTGRRDGVISNLSESIQNIPAPFNNFTTLQTLFANQGLDLKDLVLLSGAHTIGISLCTSFSNRLYNFTGKGDEDPSLDSEYATNLKTFKCKNINDNTTIVEMDPGSRNTFDLSYYSHVVKRRGLFESDSALLTNSVTKSLVTQLLQGSLENFYAEFAKSIEKMGQIKVKTGSQGEIRKHCALVNS, encoded by the exons ATGAAAATGGAAAGTCTGAGTAAGTATTTCAAGGTTTTGATTATCTGTCTTTTGGCCGCATCGACTCATGCTCAATTGGAGCTTGGGTTTTATGCTAAGAGCTGTCCAAAAGCCGAACAGATCATTCAAAAATTTGTTCATGAACATATCCGCAATGTTCCATCGCTTGCGGCTGCGTTAATACGGATGCATTTTCATGATTGTTTTGTCAGG GGATGTGATGGATCAGTTCTTCTGAACTCAACAACCAACCAAGCTGAAAAAGATGCTCCTCCTAATCTTACAGTTAGAGGATTTGATTTTATTGACAGAATTAAAAGCCTCGTTGAAGCGGAATGTCCTGGCGTTGTTTCTTGTGCTGATATCATAGCCTTATCGGCTAGAGACTCTATTGTCGTCACA GGTGGTCCCTCTTGGAAAGTTCCTACAGGTAGAAGAGATGGAGTCATATCAAACTTGTCGGAATCCATTCAAAACATTCCTGCTCCATTTAACAACTTCACCACTCTCCAAACTCTCTTTGCCAATCAAGGACTTGATTTAAAAGATTTAGTCCTCCTCTCAG GTGCTCACACAATTGGAATTTCTCTTTGCACTTCATTTTCGAATCGTTTGTACAATTTTACTGGAAAGGGTGATGAAGATCCATCACTTGACAGTGAATATGCAACAAATCTTAAGACATTCAAATGCAAGAACATCAATGACAATACTACAATAGTCGAAATGGACCCTGGAAGTCGAAACACTTTTGATCTTAGTTATTATAGTCACGTTGTCAAAAGAAGAGGTTTGTTTGAATCTGATTCTGCATTGTTGACAAATTCAGTTACAAAGTCTTTGGTGACTCAACTTCTTCAAGGGTCACTTGAAAATTTCTATGCTGAATTTGCTAAATCAATTGAGAAAATGGGTCAAATTAAAGTTAAGACAGGGTCACAGGGTGAGATCAGGAAACATTGTGCACTTGTAAATAGCtaa
- the LOC127086767 gene encoding histone-lysine N-methyltransferase ATXR2, which yields MEPVCPITSSRATEISALLSPPSPRQLQEYYHNIFSATHCNGITVKHDQKFGKGVYAAMDFKEDELVLKDQMLVGTQHSFNKIDCFVCSFCFRFIGSIETQIGRRLYLRELRANESHACDVGTSSQSIENSHEMDSSDEEDSTLQGCSGGLKNIVPLPEGVVESLMNGELRLPCSEKFSLPPSVPCPGGCGEAYYCSMLCAEADWESSHSLLCTGESSDPRRREALLKFMKHANETNDIFLLAAKAISSTILRYHKLKANCPEEKLKYDASCVSDNYNFYLLLEAWRPISMGYKKRWWDCIALPDDIDSSDEVSFRMQIKELAYESLQLLETAIFDKECEPLFSLEIYGHIIGMFELNNLDLVVASPVEDYFLYIDEMTNPDKEEAEKITQPILDALGEDYSTCCEGTAFFPLQSCMNHSCCPNAKAFKRDEDRDGQATIIALRSIYKGEEITISYVDEDLPFEERQASLADYGFRCKCPKCIEEEP from the exons ATGGAACCCGTTTGCCCTATCACCTCCTCTCGCGCCACTGAAATTTCCGCTCTTCTATCTCCTCCTTCACCTCGCCAACTTCAG GAATATTATCACAACATTTTCTCTGCAACACACTGCAATGGTATCACCGTCAAACACGATCAAAAATTTGGAAAAG GTGTGTATGCTGCAATGGATTTCAAAGAGGATGAACTTGTTCTCAAGGACCAAATGCTTGTAGGGACTCAACACTCCTTCAACAAG ATTGATTGTTTTGTGTGTAGCTTCTGCTTTCGTTTTATTGGTTCTATAGAAACTCAAATTGGGAGGAGGCTTTACTTGAGAGAATTAAGGGCCAATGAGAGTCATGCTTGTGATGTAGGAACCTCTTCACAGTCTATTGAAAACTCTCATGAAATGGATTCATCTGATGAAGAAGACAGCACTTTGCAAGGTTGTTCGGGTGGTTTAAAGAATATAGTTCCTCTCCCTGAAGGAGTTGTGGAATCATTGATGAATGGTGAATTGAGATTGCCTTGCTCTGAGAAGTTCTCATTGCCTCCATCTGTTCCATGCCCTGGTGGATGTGGAGAAGCTTACTACTGCAG CATGTTGTGTGCAGAGGCTGATTGGGAATCCTCCCATTCTTTACTCTGTACTGGTGAGAGTTCTGATCCAAGGCGTAGAGAGGCACTCCTTAAATTCATGAAACATGCTAATG AAACAAATGACATATTCCTCCTTGCTGCAAAG GCCATTTCTTCTACCATATTAAGGTACCACAAGTTAAAAGCAAATTGTCCCGAAGAGAAACTGAAATATGATGCATCCTGTGTTTCAGACAACTATAATTTCTATCTTCTTTTGGAAGCTTGGAGACCTATATCAATGGGATACAAAAAGAG GTGGTGGGACTGCATTGCATTACCAGATGATATCGATTCTTCCGATGAAGTGTCATTCAGGATGCAAATAAAAGAGTTGGCATATGAG TCTCTCCAACTTCTTGAAACAGCAATATTTGACAAGGAATGTGAGCCAT TATTCTCCCTTGAAATCTATGGACATATCATTGGCATGTTTGAACTGAATAATCT TGATTTGGTTGTTGCTTCTCCTGTGGAGGATTACTTTTTATACATTGATGAAATGACAAACCCTGATAAG GAAGAAGCTGAGAAAATTACACAACCAATTCTAGATGCTTTAGGTGAAGACTATTCTACTTGTTGCGAAG GAACTGCATTTTTTCCTTTGCAAAGCTGTATGAACCATTCCTGTTGTCCTAATGCCAAAGCTTTCAAAAGAGATGAG GATAGAGATGGCCAAGCAACAATAATTGCACTGAGGTCCATCTATAAAGGAGAAGAG ATAACCATTTCATATGTTGATGAAGACCTTCCATTTGAAGAGAGACAAGCATCTCTTGCAGATTACGGTTTTAGATGTAAATGTCCAAAGTGCATTGAAGAAGAGCCATAG